The Candidatus Dormiibacterota bacterium sequence CGCCCGACGTCCACGCCGCGCGCGGCGAGCAGCGTATTCGCCATCCCTCCGCCGATGCAAAACGCGGTCACGCGTTGCGCGAGCGCGCTCAAGACGCCGACCTTGTCCTTGACCTTTGCGCCGCCGATGACGCAGACGTAGGGCGTAGCGGGGGCGTTCATGAGCGGCTGCAGGGCGGCGATCTCGGCCTCCATCAGCGGTCCGGCAGCGCTGGGCAGCATATGCGCGATCGCCTCGGTCGAGGCGTGCGCGCGGTGGGCGGTGCCGAACGCGTCGTCGACGTACGCGTCGCCGAGCGCGGCCAGCGCGCGCGCAAAGGTGGGGTCGTTGCGCTCTTCGCCGGGATGGAAGCGCACGTTCTCGAGCAGCAGCACGTCGCCGTCGCGCAAGCGATCCACGGCGCGTTGCGCGGGCTCGCCGATGCAGTCCGATGCAAAGTCCACCGGCGCGCCGAGATGCTCCGCGAGGAGCGCGGCGACCGGGCGCAGGGAGCAGCCGGGATCGGGATGGCCGCCGGGACGGCCCAAGTGCGAGAGCACGATGATGCGCGCGTGGCGTTCGCGCAGCAGGCGCAGCGTCGGCACGGCCGCGTCGACGCGCGTCGCGTCCAGGATGCGCACCCGCTCGCCGTCGCGCACCAACGGCACGTTGAGGTCCTCGCGCACGAGAACGCGCTTGCCCGCGACCTCGAGCTGGTCCATCGTGCGCATGGCGTAGGAGTCCTAGCGGCGGCGCTCAGCGATGCGCTTCGCGAGGAAGTCTCTCGAGGATCATCGCGGTCAGCTCGGCGAGCCGGCACGAATAGCCCCATTCGTTGTCGTACCAGGCGGCGATCTGCACGAGATCGCCGTTCGCGCTGGTCAGTTTGGAATCGACGATCGCGCTGTACGGCACGCGCTTGAAATCGCTCGACACCAGCTCCTCCTCGCAGAAGAGCACGTACTCGCGCAGTTCGTTTTGGCAGGCACGGCGCAGGATCGCGTTGAGCTCGTCCTTCGTCGTCGCCTTCTTGACCTGCGCGACGAGGTAGATCATCGACACCGTCGGCGTGGGCACGCGCAGCGCAAAACCGTCGAACGTTCCCTCCACCTCCGGAATGGTGAGGAAGAGTGCTTTCGCAGCGCCGGTCGACGTGGGGATGATGTTCGTCGCAGCGTTGCGTGCGCGCCGAATATCCTTGTGCGGGGCGTCGAGGATGTGCTGGTCGTTCGTGTAGGAGTGCACGGTCGTCATGAAGCCCTTCACCCAGCCGAGGTGGTCGACGAGCGGTTTGACGGCCGTGGCGAGGCAGTTCGTCGTGCAGGAAGCGTTCGAGATGATGTGATGGAGCGCCGGATCGTAGCGGCCGTCGTTGACGCCGAGGACGATCGTGATGTCCTCCCCTTTTGCGGGGGCGGAGATCACGACTTTGCGCGCGCCGCCACCGTCGATGTGCGCGCGCGCCTTCGCGGCATCGGTGAAGAGGCCGGTCGACTCGACGACGACGTCGACGCCGAGATCGCGCCACGGCAGCTTGCCGGGATCGCGCTCTGCGAGCACGGCGATGCGGCGACCGTCGATGAGGAGCGCATCGCCCTCTGCGCGCACGTCGCCACCGTACGTTCCGTAGTTGCTGTCGTACTTGAAGAGATGCGCGCACTCTGCCGCACTGGTGAGATCGTTGACCGCCGCGATCTCGACGAGCGGGCGCCGCTCGAACAGCGCTTTTGCAAAGTTCCGCCCGATGCGGCCGAAGCCGTTGATTCCGATGCGCATGCGCCCCGTTTACCGGCCGCCGCCGGGCTGCCCCTGCTGGGGGGAGCGCAATCGAGCGGCCAGCCGCGCAATCGCACCGAGGCGCGTGGATGCGGTCGTTTTTCCGATCGCCGGATCGCAGCGCCGACCGAGCTCCGCCAGCGATTCGCCGGGAAAACGCAGCCGCAGCGATGCGATCTCGCGTAGCGGCCGCGAGAGCCGGCGAAGTCCGTGGACGCGCGCCACGTACTCGATCGTTTGGCGTTGCGCTGCCGCCGCACGTGCGGCACGCTCGAGATTCGCCGCCTCCGTGTTGACGAGGCGATGAATGCGATTCTTCGTCTCGCGCAGCGCGCGCACGTCTTCTAGCGCGAGGACCGCGCCGTGCGCGCCGATGCGTGCGAGCAGGTCGGCGATCGTCTGAAAGTCTTTGAAGTAGAACACGTCGCGCCCTCGCCGGCGGCTCCTGTGCGGGCTCGCGCCGAGCGCGCGCAGCAGCGAGGAGAGGCGCTGCGCGCGGGCCGGGTCCGGCGGTGCGAACTCCAAGTGGTAACCGCGCGCGCCCGTCGCAACGACGCCGAAGACGAGAAACGCCGCGCGCAGCTCGGCGAGGCGGTCGCAGCGGTGCGCGGGGCGAGGCGGTTGCGCCGGCAACGCCTGCGGGAGCGGAATGGAGAAGCGCGGCAGCCCCCGCAGCGCGCGCGTCGCCGTTGCCGCGACGGCCTGCCCTTTGCGATCTTCGAGCAACGACCAAAAGAGCCGCGCAACCGCGTTGCGATGCGTCACGAACGCCTCACCGCGCGCGTCGCGGCCGTAATAGGCGAGCGCGAGGAGCAGCGCGCGGCGGCAGTGCGCGGCCTGCGGCAGCTCCCGCGCGAGCGCATCCTTCGTGTCGGGGCCGAGTGCCTCGTTCACTCGAGGCGCACCTCGAGCTGCTCGTAGAGTTCCGCGGGTCGCACCGCGGGCGTGACGCGCAGCGGAACCTCCCGCACGCGAATCGTCACGCAGCGCGTCGCGTAGCGGATTTCGAGGATGTCGCCGGGCTTCACGGCATAGGCCGGCTTGAGCGCAACGCCATCTTTTAGGATCCGCCCGTGCTCGAGGGCCTCGTGGGCCTCCGAGCGGCGCTTCGCGAGCCGGGCGACCTTCAGGAATTTATCGAGCCGCATGCCTGTCTAGTTGACATATATCGATATATCTATATAGTCTTGTGATAGCTCGAAAGGAGGCTGCGCGATGGCACGGGCCGATGGATGGCGCGAGGATCGCTTCTGGCGATCGACGGGGTACAGGGGGCACGCAAAGCGCTTTCGCCGCGGGGCGCTCAAACTCGTCATGCTGAAGCTGCTCTCGGAGCTTCCGAGGCACGGCTACGATCTGATTCGCGCATTTCGCGAGCAGGGTTGGAGTGCCGGCGCGGGGTCCGTTTATCCGCTGCTCGCGTTTCTCGAATCCTCGGGGTACGTGACGAGCCGCCAGGAGGGCGACCGCCGCACCTATCAGGTCACCGAAAAGGGGCGCACGCTGCTCGAAGACCGTGCCGCCGACGTCGCGTCGTTCTTCGAAGCGGTCTCGCAGAGCCGGGAGGAACCGGGCGATGAGTTGCAGGACGCGCTGGAGCGGCTCGGCAGCGCGGTGGAACAGCTCGCCGGACATGCAAAGGACGAGACGATCGCGCGCGCGCGCGATCTCCTCGATCGGACCCGCAAAGAAATCTACACGCTTCTCGCACAGGAGTAGGCGCGATGGCGCAGTCCCAGCCCGCGCGGCGGCCTGGCGTCAACATTTTCGACACGTCGCGTCCGCTGTGGACGCTTTTTTTGGTATTTCTCATCCCGCTCATCCTGAGCAACTTGCTGCAAACCGCATCGCAGACGCTCGGGAGCGTCTTTCTCGGGCGGATGATCGGTACCGACGCTCTCGCTGCGGTCTCGGCGGTCTTTCCCGTCATCTTCCTGCTCTTCTCGTTTCTCATCGGCATCGCGAGCGGCAGCACGGTGCTCATCGGTCAAGCCTTCGGCGCGCGCGACGAGCACCGCGTCAAGAAGATTGCTGGGACCGTGCTCGGCGCGACGCTCGCGTTCGGCATCATCGTCGCGATCGTCGGCACGTGGGCCTCGCCCACGCTCCTGCAGTTGCTCGGCACGCCCTCCAACATCATCGCTCAATCCGATGCGTATGCGCGCGTCGCGTTCTTGACCTCGCCGATCATCTTCCCGTATCTCGCGTACACGACGTTCCTGCGCGGCACCGGCGACTCGACGACGCCGTTTTATTTTCTCATCCTCAGCACGCTGCTCGGCGTGCTCTTCACGCCCGCGTTCATCGCAGGCTGGATGGGGCTGCCGAAGCTGGGCGTGGTGAGCGTTGCCGTCGCGGGTCTATTGAGCCAAGGGATCTCGTTCGCGGCATTCCTCATCCGCCTGCACGTAACGAACCACCCCTTGCGGTTCGATCGCGAAACCGCACGCGACATGCTCATGGATCCGCGCATCCTCTGGGCGGTGCTCAAGATCGGGATCCCGACGGGCATCCAAGTCATCATGGTTTCGCTCGCCGAGATCGCGGTGATTTCTTTCGTGAACCACTTCGGGTCGAGCGCGACCGCCGCATACGGCGCGGTCAATCAGGTGGTGTCATACGTGCAGTTTCCGGCGATGTCGATCGGCATCACGGCGTCGATCTTCGGAGCGCAGTGCATCGGCGCGCGCCGCGAGGACATGCTCGGCGGCGTCGTGCGGACGGCAGTCGGGCTCAATTACGCGATCGGCGGCGTCCTCATCGCGCTCTGCTACGTCTTCGCGTGGCAGATCATCGGCTGGTTCATCGTCGATCCCCACACGCTCACGATCGCGCACGCGTTATTGATGATTACGCTGTGGTCGTATCTGCTCTTCGGCAACAGCGCGGTAATGAGCGGCGTCATGCGCTCGAGCGGCGCGGTCCTTTGGCCGACCATCAACGGCATCGTTGCGATCTGGGGCGTCGAGGTGCCGGTGGCCTACGTGCTGATGCACGTCTACGGCCTCGACGGCGTGTGGATGGGCTATCCGGTGTCCTTCGTTGCTGTCGTGCTGCTGCAGTACGCGTACTACACGTTCTTCTGGAAGAAACGCACGCACGAAAGGCTCGTGTAAGCAGCGTTCGCTCGTTCGTTCGTCGCGCAATACTCTTGAAACCGCAGCACAACGCGCAAGAGCTACGTCCTCCGCGTTGCGCCCGTAGCGCAACTTGGTGGCGGCACCTCCGTAAGGTGCGCATGTCTCGGTTCCGAGTTCGAGCGGGCGCAGCCCGTTCCGCCGGAGTGGGTAGCGGTCCCTGTTGAAGGCCCCTCTCGCGCAGCGAGCGCATCGCGACGTATAATCGTCTTATGGCCATCGAGGCACAGCTCGGCGACGCCGCCGAGCATCCCGGCAGGGCCGTCTACGCGTGCTGATCCAGCTGCTGATGGCGGCCTTGATGCTCGGACCGCCCGGCGACGCTTTCTACACGCCGCCGAGTCCGCTGCCTTCGCCGCAGAGCGGGCGCGTAATTTGGGTGCGGCAGTTCACCGGCGGGCCTGCCTTGCGCTCGGCGGCGGTGAACTACCGGCTCTTGTATGAGACGGTAGGGGCAAACGGCACGTTCGTCGCGGTCTCGGGCATGCTCGCGATTCCACACGGCACGCCGCCGCCGCAGGGATGGCCGATCATCAGCTGGGCGCACGGAACGACAGGAAACGGGCCGCAGTGCGCACCCTCACGTTTTCCGTCGAACGATCTCGAGCAGCGCGCGATGGACGCCTTCGTGCGCCGCGGTTACGCGGTGGCACAAACGGACTACGAGGCAAACGGCACCTCCGGAATCCATCCATACTTCGTTGCAACGCCGCTCGCGCGCGATCTCACCGACATCATTCGCGCGGCACGTGAGATCGATCCGCACATCGGCAAGAAGTGGATCGTCATGGGACACTCCGAGGGTGGAACGGCGGCGCTCGATACGGCCGGCTTCGGCCAGCGTTGGGCGCCGGAGCTCGATCTCGTCGGTGCGGTCGCTTACGCTCCCGCAACGCGTCTGGAGGGAGCGGTGCAAGACGCGCTCGACGACGATCAGCCCAGCGGTGTCTTCGCCATGTTGGGACTGATGATCGTAGGCTTCTCCGCGTCCGATCCGCGCATCGTCTTGGATCAGATACTCACGCCGCAGGCGCTGCGTCTCGTGCCCGAGCTGCAAGACGAGTGTATCGACGAGCTGATGAGCGACTCAGGTTGGAGCCGCATCGTCCCGAGTACGATCTTTCGGCCGCAGGCCGACGCGGAGATCGAGGATCTGTACGGAGACGTCGAAGCGAACACCGATCCGGAGAACCTCTCGATACCGGTACCCGTGCTGCTCCTGCAGGGTGGCTCCGACCCGCTTATCGGAGGGGGCGTCACCAATACCATTCGTGATGTGCTCTGCCGCGACGGCACGCCGACGGAGTTCAAAGCCTATCCGAGCGCGACGCACGGGACGATCTTGCTGCAGACCGATGCGGATGCGGCGGCGTGGGTCGCGGCGCGCTTTGCGGGCACGCCGCCACACGGGTGCTCGTAGATCGCTGCCGATGACGGCCTTGCCCAATGGTTCAAGCCACGCAGGCTCGATCATCTCTTCGGACCTGCCGGACCTCATGCGCGGGGAATCGGCGGCGTAAGCCGCACGCTCGCGTTACTCTCGCGTTACATAGGAACGCTGCGTCATTCGAGCGCCTCTCGGTGCCCTATTTTTTCGGCGACACGCAGGTGCCGGAGGCGCGGCAGACGAGCACCGGCTCGGCAAGCGCGCGCGCCGCGCTCGCAGCGATCTCCGGCTGTGCTTCCACGATCTTGTGCGCCTCGAACTCCATGCGGCGCGACCGGTTGCCGACGGAGACGATGCGGCCCGTCGCTTCGATGTAGTCGCCGGCGCGAACGGGTGCGAGGAACTCGACCGAGTCGTAGCCGGCGAAGAGGCCCTCGTCGCCGTCCTTGCGGATCAAGAGCTCCGTCGCGACGTCGCCGAACAGCGCGAGAATGCGCGCGCCGTCGACGAGATTGCCGCCGTAATGCGCGTCCGCGGCGCTCATGCGCACGCGGATCATCGCGCGCTCGTTCTCTTCGCCTCTTGCCATAACTCCTCGAGCTCATCCATCGTCATATCGCCAAGGACCTTGTTCTGCTCGGCGGCGCGCCTCTCCAGATACGCGAAGCGCCGGTGAAACTTCTCGTTGGCGTCCCGCATCGCGCTCTCGGCGTCGACGCCGAGCGATCGCGCCAGGTTCACGATGGTGAAGAGCACATCGCCCAGCTCCTCGCGCACGTGCCCGTCGTCCGCTGCCGCGCGCCGCGCCTCGGCCAGTTCTCGCAGCTCCTCGACGAGTTTGTCGAGCACGCCGCTGACGCTGCGCCAGTCGAAGCCGACGCGTGCGGCCTTCTCTTGCATGCGCTGGCCCCGCTGCAGCGCTCCGAGCTGCGGCGGGATGCCGTCGAGGCGGCTGCTGCGCAGGCGCCCGGTCTTCTCTTGCGCTTTGAGGCGCTCCCAGTTGCGCCATTGCGCGTCGACGTCGTCGATCACGGCATCGGCGAAGACGTGCGGGTGGCGGTGCACCATCTTGTTGGCGAGCGAATCCACGACGTCCGCAACGGTGAACGCGCCGGTCTCGGTGGCGAGCTGGGCGTGAAAGACGATCTGGAGCAGCAGGTCGCCGAGCTCTTCGCACAAGTGCTCCATTGCGTGCTCGTGCGGCGCCTGCTCGATTGCGTCGACGACTTCGTACGCCTCTTCGATGAGATAGGGAATCAAGGTGCGGTGCGTCTGCTCGCGATCCCACGGGCACCCCATGCGCAACCGCGCCATGATCTCGACGAGGTCTTCCCACGAGTAGTGCGCCGACTGCGGCGGCAGCGGGACGAGCGGCATCGCAATCGACGCGGAGAGCGTCGCGCGCGGCATCCCGGGAACGATCTCGGTCGCGATGCGGCGCGCGTCGAGCGCGCGCAGGAGCGGCGGCAGCCCGGGAAAGTCCGAGAGCGGATTGCCGAGCACGCCGAGCGCGACGTCGTCGCCGCGTTGCGATTCGAGCTGCGCGCAAAAGGCCGCGATGGCGTCGGTGCTTCCGCGAACGAGGAGCGCTTCGTCGGCGACGGCGCCTTCGTCGACGGTTATGCCTGAAGTCGTGAGATAGGCGACGAGCTCGCGCGGAGCGAGCAGCACGATCGTGCGGCCGGCGCCGCGCAGCGCGTCGAGGCTTCCGAGCGTGAGCAGTCGCGGGTCACCGGGTCCGAGTCCGACGATCCTGACGAGCATCTCACGCCCGGAAGCGACGCGCGCTCCTTACCCTAGGAGCTAGTGCGGCGAGGGTGCGGGCGATGCGGGTGCTGCCGTTGCCGGCGCCACCGACGGCATCGGCGGCGGCGAGGGGAAGAGCCCCGCGAAGCGCTGATCGGTTGCCGTGATCGTCGCCTTCTGTTGCAGGCTCTCGAGGAAAGGCTGCACGAGCGGCGCTTCCTGTTGCTGCGTCAACGCGAGCTTGATGCGATCGCGCGCCGATGCGAGCGACGCGCGTTGCGCCGGCTGGCGCGACGTCACGAGGATGATGTGATACCCGAAGGGCGAGTGAACGGGTTGGCTGATCTGCCCGATCGGCAGCGAGAACGCCGCCTGATCGAACGCCGGAACCATTTGGCCGCGGTGGAAGCAGCCGAGGCTACCGCCCTTGGCTTTCGAACCGGGATCGATCGAGTATTGCTGCGCGAGCGCGGCGAAGTTGCCGTGCGCGTGCAACGCCGCTTCGACCTTGTTCGCCGTCGCGAGGTCCGGAACGAGGATGTGGCTCGCGCATACCTGCGCGGGCGTGTCGAACGCCGCGTGGTTATGGCTGAAGTATTGCGCGATCTGCGCGTCCGTGACGGTGATGTTGCGCTGCAGCGCGTTGTCCAGGATCAGCTGGATGCGCAGCGCGTCGTGAACGTCTTGCTCGGTCAATCCACGCGCCGCTAGCATCTGCGACCAGGCGTCGCCCGGATAGTTCGCCTTCAGCTGGTCTTCGCGCGCAGCGATGTCGGCATCGGTGATCGCGATGTGGTTCTGCGCGGCGTACTGGGTGATGAGCGCTTCCTGCACCATCTGCTGCAGAATGCTGCGCGCAATCGGGCTGCCTTCCAGCTTCGTGTCGAGTTGCGCGCGGCTGATCGATTGGCCGTTGACGGTGACGACGGAGCCGCCGCCGCACGCTGCCAGCGACGCGCCGAGCAGCAGCGCAACCGAGCCCGCGACGATGCGGAGAGCTTTGGACATCAATATGAACTCCCAGGGAGAATTTGGAAAAAGGTCGGCGCGAAAGGTTCGTCCGGCCGCTGCCGGGGCCCTCTCCATCTCTAGATCGCCTCGAGCAGCTCGCGCAGCAGAGGCATCCAGAGGTCTTCCGGTCGGCTGCCCGCTGGCGCGTGCGGAAGATCGACGAGCACCTTGCCGTCGCTGAAGCGGAAGCGGTTCTTCGTCAGCGCTGCAAAGCGCGGAATCATGGCCGCGCTCAGCGCGAATCCCGAGCCGACGCCCAGGGTCAGCCGTTCCTCGTCGACGACGACGCGGGTGACGCGCTTGCGCAGGGCGATCGCGCGCAGCCGCGTCAGCTCGACGAGCCGCTCGAGCGGCTCGGGGAACGGGCCGAAGCGATCGCGGATGCTCGCAGCGATATCGTCCACCTCGCCTTCGCCGCGCGCCTTGGCGAGCTGCTGGTAGACGGCGATCTTCTGCGACACCTGCGGGATGTAGTCGTTGGGAATGAAGGCGTTGATCTTCACGTCGATCACGGCTTCGCCGCGCTCTTCGAGCGGCGCCGTCAAGCCACGACGTTCGGCGATGGCATCCGCCAGCAGCTGGCAGTACGTGTCGAAGCCGACCGATGCGATGAAACCCGACTGCGCCGCACCGAGCAAGTTGCCCGCCCCGCGAATCTCGAGATCGCGCATGGCGATCTGCATTCCGGATCCGAGATGCGTGAACTCGACGATGGCTTCCAGGCGCGCCTGCGCATCCTCGGAGAGCGCTTTGTGCCCCTGATACAGAAGGTAGCAGTACGCCTGCTGGTTCGAGCGCCCGACGCGCCCGCGCAGCTGATAGAGCTGCGCGAGGCCGAAGCGATCCGCGTCGTCCACGATCATCGTATTTACGTTGGGAATGTCCAAGCCGTTCTCGATGATCGTGGTGGCGACGAGCACGTCGCTTTGGCCGTCGATGAACGCCTGCATGATCGGCTCGACCTCGCGCTCGCGCATCTGACCGTGCGCGACGACGATCCGCGCGCGCGGAACCAGCTCCTGGAGCGCGTTGCGCAGCGCGTAGATCGAGTCGATGCGGTTGTGGAGGTAGTAGACTTGACCGCCGCGATCCAGCTCGGTAGAGATCGCGTGCGCGACGACGGCATTGCCGGCCGGCACGACGACGGTCTTGACGGAGAGGCGGTTCTTCGGCGCCGTGCGGATCACCGAGAGATCGCGCACCCCCATCAGCGACATGTGGAGCGTTCGCGGAATCGGCGTCGCGGAGAGCGTGATCGCGTCGACGCTCGCGCGATACTCCTTCAAGCGCTCTTTGTGCATCACGCCGAAGCGCTGCTCTTCGTCCACGACGACGAGGCCGAGATCGGCGAAGGCGACGTCCTTTTGCAGCAGGCGGTGCGTGCCGATCGCAAGATCGATGCGCCCCTGCGCGAGCGCCTGCAGCTGCTCGCGCATCGCCGCGCGATGCGTGAAGCGCGAGAACGACGCAATGCGAATCGGGAAGCCGGCGAACCGCTCGCTGAAGGTGCGAAAGTGCTGATCGGCGAGCAGCGTCGTCGGAGCGACGAGCGCGACTTGCGTGTGATCCGCGATCGCCTTGAAGGCTGCGCGAATCGCGACCTCGGTCTTGCCGTAGCCGACGTCGCCGCAGATGAGGCGGTCCATCGGGCGCGCACTCTCCATGTCGGCTTTCACCGCGTCGATTGCCGTGCGCTGATCGGGTGTCAGCTCGTAGGGGAACGCCTCCTCCATCTCCGCCTGCCATGGCGTGTCCGGCGCGAACGCATGACCGCGCGCGAGCTCGCGCTCGGCGTAGAGCTGCACGAGGCCGTCGGCGATCTTCGCGAGCGACTCCGAGACGCGCGACTTCGTGCGCGACCAATCGCCGCCGCCCATGCGCGAGAGGCGCGGCGTCGCGCCCTCCGCGGCGGAGTACTTCGTGACCTGGTGCATCTGCGTCACCGGGACGAGCATGCGGTCGGTGCCGGCGTACTGCAAGGCGAGATAATCTTGCGTTGCGCCGAGGATCGTCTCGGTGCGCAAGCCGTCGTAACGGGCGATCCCGTGAACCGCGTGTACGACGAAATCTCCCACGCGCAGATCCGAAAGCGTGACCGGCACGCCTTCTTTGATCGCGCGCAGCTTGACGCGCTTGGGCGGCAGGCCGAAGATCTCGCGGTCGCCGAGCACGCGCAGCCGCAGCTGCGGCACGGTAAAGCCCGCTTCGAGCGATCCGCCGTCGACCCAGACGCTCGCGAAGGGCAAGTCGCGCGCCGCGTCGCTCCAGCGGTGCGCTTCGATCCCGGCCGCGGAGAGCAGCTCGAGCATGCGCGAGACCGCCGTCGTCACGATTGCAACGCGCTCGCCGTCGGCGATCGATTGCTGCACGGCCGCGGTGAAGAGCTCGATGCGGCGGTTGAAATGCTCCGCCGGCCGGCACTCCAAGGCAAAGCGCTCGGCGCGCGGCACGAAGCGCAGCGCCTCGTGCGGCGCGATCGCGCCCGGCACGATCAGCGTCGGATGGCGCGCGATCGCATCGGTGAGGTCGTCGAGCGACGCGTGCGCGCCGGCGCCTTCGACGCGCTCCTCGTCAACGAGCGCGTTCTCGACCGACGCGAGCGCTGCAGGCTCGTCGAGAACGATCGTCGCGTCGTCGCGCAGATAGTCGAGCGGCGTCGCGCGATCGTCGTCGCGCGGCGTCTCGTCCCACGGCGGCACCGTAATCGCGTCGATCTCCTCATGGCTGCGCTGCGTCTCGAGATTGAAGGCGCGAATGGACTCGACGCGGTCGCCGAAGAACTCGATGCGCACCGGCGCTTGCGCGGTCGGTGGAAAGCAATCGAGAATCCCACCGCGCACCGCGTACTCGCCGGCCGCGCTGACGACGTCGGCGCGCTCGTACCCGAGATCGTGAAAGCGGCGCAGCGTCGCTTCCCAGTCGAGCGTCTCTGCGCGCCGTACGGTAAAGCGCAGGGCGCGAAAGCGCTCGGGTGGCACGACGTACTGACGCACCGCCGCGACGCCGGCGATGACGACGACGGGCGCGCCGTCGGCGAGCGCGTCGAAGAGGGCGATGCGCGCGCTGCGCTCGCTCGGGCTCTCGAGCGCCCCGAACGGGTCCTCGCGCGCGCGCAGCAGCGCAACCGAACGCTCCGCCTCGCCGCCGGCGTAGTAGAGAAAGTCGGCGTAGACGCGTTCGGCGATGTCGGCGGTGGGAACGATGCAGAAGAACCCTCCGCCGAGCGCCCGGGCAAAGGCCGCCAGGAGCGCCGGCCGGGCTGCGGCAGCCGTCTCGTGCAAGGCGGCGGCGTGGCCTCCCCGCAGGCGCTCGAGAACCGCCGCTCCCGGCCTGCTCGCGCCGACGAGGGCGGTCAGCGCCTTGGCCATGCCCGGGGGCGAAACCCGCGGGCCGGAGGGCGAGTTGAGAAGATTGGCAGTCATGCTAAGAGAGTGCTAAAGCGCGGCCGCATGGGCCGCACATTATAACAGATTGGAGAAGAACGCATGAGCAACTTATCGACGACGTCGCGCGGGAATCTCTCCCGGAGCGGCTTCGATCTGCTCGGATGGGACCCGTTTCGCGGGCTTCTCGGGAACTGGGGATCGAACCTAGGGATCGACATCACGCGCACGGAGAGCGGCTACGAGATCGAGATGCCGGTGGCCGGCTTTACGCCGGAACAGATCGAGGTGACGATCGAAGACGGCGTGCTGACCGCGTCCGGAAAGAACGACAAACGCTCGTTCCGCCGCTCGGTCGTGTTGCCGGAGGAGATCGACGCCGACGCGATCGACGCGAAGGTCGAGAACGGCCTCTTGACGCTCACGCTGAAGCTGCACCCCAAGGCGCAGCCCAAGCGCATCGAGGTCAAGCCGGTTTCGGTGAAGAGCGTCTAATCGAGCTCGCACCGAGCGCAACGAGAATCCACCACGGCCCGGCAACTTTCGGATAGAAGACGAGATAGTCGACGACCTGGTGGAGAATCAGAGCAAGTGAGGCGGCAAGCGCGGCGATCTGCCACGGTGCCGCCTCGTTCAATTTGCTTGCGAGCGTGCGCAGCGTCGTGACGACGAGGGCGAGCGTCGCGAGGAAGAGCGCGATGCCGCCTTCGGCGAGCGCCTGCAAATACCAACTGTTGGCATGCGTGCGTACGCCGGCGATGCCCGCTTGCGCAAGCTCGAGCTCGTAGTTTCCCGCACCGATGCCGAGCAACGGATGGCGTCGCCAGAAGAAGATGGCTGCACGCCAGAGCTCGCTGCGGTGCCCCACGCCGCCGGCATAGTTCGTTGACGGCGGCCGCGGCAAGAGCCCGGGGACGTGCGCGAGCGCGTCCCAGAAGCCCGCGCATGCCGCTGCGAGAACCGCTCCCGCCGCAACCGGAGCGAAGAGCGCGCGTCGCGCGCTCGTGCGCGCGATGAAGATCGTTCCAATCGCAATCGCCGCACCGGCGATGCCGCCACGCGAGAAGGTCAGCGCGAGCGCGCAGAACGCCACGACGATCGTGCCGGCGACGAAACGATCGCGCACGTACCACGCACAGAGCGCTGCCAGCGCGATCTCGTAATATGCGGCGAGCTGGTTCGGTCCGCCGAGCGGACCCGCGATGCGCGGCACGATCGCACCGCTCATGCTGAGCGCCCATG is a genomic window containing:
- a CDS encoding phosphoglycerate kinase gives rise to the protein MRTMDQLEVAGKRVLVREDLNVPLVRDGERVRILDATRVDAAVPTLRLLRERHARIIVLSHLGRPGGHPDPGCSLRPVAALLAEHLGAPVDFASDCIGEPAQRAVDRLRDGDVLLLENVRFHPGEERNDPTFARALAALGDAYVDDAFGTAHRAHASTEAIAHMLPSAAGPLMEAEIAALQPLMNAPATPYVCVIGGAKVKDKVGVLSALAQRVTAFCIGGGMANTLLAARGVDVGRSLRDEDLDPARRILALALERGVTIHLPIDAIVSSGFDADEGAHAVAIDAVGDGTILDIGPATAAAYARVIEAAKTIVFNGPMGVYEKPAYRSGTKAVGEAIARATAAGATSVVGGGDAAAAAHLLGFADRMTHVSTGGGATLEFLEGKTLPGVAALQ
- the gap gene encoding type I glyceraldehyde-3-phosphate dehydrogenase yields the protein MRIGINGFGRIGRNFAKALFERRPLVEIAAVNDLTSAAECAHLFKYDSNYGTYGGDVRAEGDALLIDGRRIAVLAERDPGKLPWRDLGVDVVVESTGLFTDAAKARAHIDGGGARKVVISAPAKGEDITIVLGVNDGRYDPALHHIISNASCTTNCLATAVKPLVDHLGWVKGFMTTVHSYTNDQHILDAPHKDIRRARNAATNIIPTSTGAAKALFLTIPEVEGTFDGFALRVPTPTVSMIYLVAQVKKATTKDELNAILRRACQNELREYVLFCEEELVSSDFKRVPYSAIVDSKLTSANGDLVQIAAWYDNEWGYSCRLAELTAMILERLPREAHR
- the whiA gene encoding DNA-binding protein WhiA, translating into MNEALGPDTKDALARELPQAAHCRRALLLALAYYGRDARGEAFVTHRNAVARLFWSLLEDRKGQAVAATATRALRGLPRFSIPLPQALPAQPPRPAHRCDRLAELRAAFLVFGVVATGARGYHLEFAPPDPARAQRLSSLLRALGASPHRSRRRGRDVFYFKDFQTIADLLARIGAHGAVLALEDVRALRETKNRIHRLVNTEAANLERAARAAAAQRQTIEYVARVHGLRRLSRPLREIASLRLRFPGESLAELGRRCDPAIGKTTASTRLGAIARLAARLRSPQQGQPGGGR
- a CDS encoding S4 domain-containing protein gives rise to the protein MRLDKFLKVARLAKRRSEAHEALEHGRILKDGVALKPAYAVKPGDILEIRYATRCVTIRVREVPLRVTPAVRPAELYEQLEVRLE
- a CDS encoding PadR family transcriptional regulator, whose product is MARADGWREDRFWRSTGYRGHAKRFRRGALKLVMLKLLSELPRHGYDLIRAFREQGWSAGAGSVYPLLAFLESSGYVTSRQEGDRRTYQVTEKGRTLLEDRAADVASFFEAVSQSREEPGDELQDALERLGSAVEQLAGHAKDETIARARDLLDRTRKEIYTLLAQE
- a CDS encoding MATE family efflux transporter: MAQSQPARRPGVNIFDTSRPLWTLFLVFLIPLILSNLLQTASQTLGSVFLGRMIGTDALAAVSAVFPVIFLLFSFLIGIASGSTVLIGQAFGARDEHRVKKIAGTVLGATLAFGIIVAIVGTWASPTLLQLLGTPSNIIAQSDAYARVAFLTSPIIFPYLAYTTFLRGTGDSTTPFYFLILSTLLGVLFTPAFIAGWMGLPKLGVVSVAVAGLLSQGISFAAFLIRLHVTNHPLRFDRETARDMLMDPRILWAVLKIGIPTGIQVIMVSLAEIAVISFVNHFGSSATAAYGAVNQVVSYVQFPAMSIGITASIFGAQCIGARREDMLGGVVRTAVGLNYAIGGVLIALCYVFAWQIIGWFIVDPHTLTIAHALLMITLWSYLLFGNSAVMSGVMRSSGAVLWPTINGIVAIWGVEVPVAYVLMHVYGLDGVWMGYPVSFVAVVLLQYAYYTFFWKKRTHERLV